Proteins encoded in a region of the Chryseobacterium piperi genome:
- a CDS encoding sigma-70 family RNA polymerase sigma factor, whose translation MRQLKITKQVTNRETASLDKYLQEIGKVELITADEEVELAQRIRAGDRAALEKLIKANLRFVVSVSKQYQNQGLSLPDLINEGNLGLMKAAKRYDETRGFKFISYAVWWIRQSILQALAEQSRIVRLPLNKIGSINKINKAYAHLEQENERPPSPEELAEVLDMSEEDIKESMKNSGRHLSMDAPLVEGEDSNLYDVLRSGESPSPDKDLMLESLQIEIERALNTLTPREADLVRLYFGLNGKHPMTLEEIGETFDLTRERVRQIKEKAIKRLKHNTRSKILKSYLGK comes from the coding sequence ATGAGACAGTTAAAAATTACTAAGCAGGTTACCAACAGGGAAACTGCTTCACTAGACAAGTATTTGCAGGAAATTGGTAAGGTAGAATTGATTACTGCAGACGAAGAAGTAGAATTGGCACAAAGAATCCGTGCAGGTGATAGAGCCGCATTGGAAAAGTTAATTAAAGCCAACCTTCGTTTCGTAGTTTCTGTATCTAAGCAATACCAAAACCAAGGTCTTTCTTTACCCGATTTGATCAATGAAGGAAATTTAGGACTTATGAAAGCTGCAAAAAGATATGATGAAACCAGAGGTTTCAAATTTATCTCTTACGCAGTTTGGTGGATTCGTCAATCAATTTTACAGGCGTTGGCTGAACAGTCAAGAATTGTAAGATTGCCACTAAACAAAATTGGCTCAATCAATAAAATCAATAAGGCATACGCTCACCTTGAACAGGAAAATGAAAGACCTCCTTCACCGGAAGAACTTGCTGAAGTACTAGACATGAGCGAAGAGGATATTAAAGAATCTATGAAAAACTCCGGTAGACACTTGTCTATGGATGCTCCTTTAGTAGAAGGTGAAGATTCTAACCTTTATGATGTATTACGTTCTGGAGAATCTCCAAGCCCGGATAAAGACTTAATGCTTGAATCACTTCAAATTGAAATCGAAAGAGCATTGAATACTTTAACTCCGAGAGAGGCTGATTTGGTAAGATTATACTTCGGACTGAACGGAAAACACCCAATGACCTTAGAAGAAATTGGTGAAACTTTCGATCTGACCAGAGAAAGAGTTCGTCAGATCAAAGAAAAAGCGATCAAAAGACTAAAACACAATACCAGAAGCAAGATTTTAAAATCTTATCTAGGTAAATAA
- a CDS encoding S1/P1 nuclease, whose product MKSICSKILILAFIASSLYSYAWGLTGHRIIAEIAENHLSGKARREIRKIMGQERLAYWANWPDFIKSDTTGVWKQASAWHYVNIEPQADFKTFERNLKAQAGPSLYSQVKTLSAQVKDKNTLEKDRKIALIFLIHIMGDLAQPLHVGRADDLGGNKINVTYFGDKTNLHSVWDGKLVDSQKYSYTEYSALLDIKTKDEVKQIQYGTLEDWLYDSHKIANRIYAQTPDGSKLSYDYQYKFNDTLERQLLYGGLRLAKLLNDLF is encoded by the coding sequence ATGAAAAGTATTTGTTCTAAAATTTTAATTTTAGCATTCATCGCCTCTTCTCTTTACTCCTATGCATGGGGATTAACAGGGCACAGAATTATTGCAGAAATTGCAGAAAATCACCTTTCCGGAAAAGCAAGGAGAGAAATCAGAAAAATAATGGGCCAAGAACGTCTTGCCTATTGGGCTAATTGGCCTGATTTTATTAAATCTGATACAACAGGAGTTTGGAAACAAGCCTCTGCATGGCATTATGTGAATATTGAACCACAGGCTGACTTCAAAACATTTGAGCGGAACCTTAAAGCTCAGGCTGGTCCTAGTCTTTACTCACAAGTGAAAACATTATCGGCTCAGGTAAAAGATAAAAACACCCTTGAAAAGGATAGAAAAATTGCTTTGATTTTCCTTATCCATATTATGGGAGATCTTGCACAGCCTTTACATGTAGGAAGAGCAGATGATTTAGGTGGAAATAAAATTAACGTAACATACTTTGGTGATAAAACGAATCTACACTCTGTTTGGGACGGGAAACTAGTAGATTCTCAAAAATACAGCTATACAGAATATTCAGCATTATTGGATATTAAGACAAAAGATGAAGTAAAGCAGATTCAATACGGAACATTGGAAGACTGGTTATATGATTCTCATAAAATTGCCAATAGAATTTATGCACAGACTCCCGATGGTTCAAAATTATCGTATGACTACCAGTATAAATTCAATGATACCCTGGAAAGACAGCTTCTCTACGGTGGTTTAAGATTAGCAAAACTGTTGAATGATTTATTTTAG
- a CDS encoding type VI secretion system baseplate subunit TssG gives MYENNIVDMHYNKLQTDFKAESVAVNLLKYHRAVSNIFIERIGINDRAYLKDIKSISSNYLGFDEEVFTIETYREGIYDYLPEGLFHPPSLSTSRKNVESVVKEIRKQKRVEEDARKFFRPFELEIFFTEISALLKEYDFDISSDTDTLLDTVSELWPVVELLEKEDAYVFMHILPFFHQIRGDKRWFERCLTAFLRVPVEITFTPNIIDDIEENDDSMLLGNSRLGVTYIPSGRHMDGQRNWVVNIGPIPYENMKMYIPGNPFRKVLQALYDYFLPVTVDIIENFITEKKEYSFKLEDDERNANRLGYSTFL, from the coding sequence ATGTATGAGAATAATATTGTAGATATGCATTACAATAAGCTGCAGACCGATTTTAAGGCCGAATCGGTAGCGGTTAATCTTTTGAAATACCACAGGGCAGTAAGCAATATCTTCATTGAACGAATCGGAATTAATGACAGGGCTTATTTAAAGGACATTAAAAGTATTTCGAGCAATTACTTAGGATTTGACGAGGAAGTTTTTACAATAGAAACTTATAGAGAAGGGATATATGATTACCTTCCGGAAGGTCTGTTTCATCCGCCTTCATTAAGTACTTCGAGAAAAAATGTAGAAAGTGTCGTTAAGGAAATACGTAAACAGAAGCGGGTAGAAGAGGATGCACGAAAATTTTTCCGTCCATTTGAATTAGAGATTTTTTTTACGGAAATCAGTGCTTTGCTGAAGGAGTACGATTTTGATATTTCCAGTGACACGGATACTTTACTGGATACGGTAAGTGAACTTTGGCCGGTGGTAGAATTACTGGAGAAGGAAGATGCTTATGTTTTTATGCATATTCTCCCTTTTTTTCACCAGATCCGCGGTGATAAGCGATGGTTTGAAAGATGTTTAACCGCTTTTCTCAGAGTTCCGGTAGAAATAACATTTACACCGAATATTATAGATGATATAGAAGAGAATGATGATTCTATGTTGCTGGGAAATTCAAGACTGGGAGTTACTTACATCCCAAGTGGAAGGCATATGGATGGACAAAGAAACTGGGTCGTGAATATAGGGCCTATACCTTACGAAAATATGAAAATGTATATTCCGGGGAATCCTTTCAGAAAAGTACTTCAGGCTTTATATGATTATTTTCTTCCTGTAACCGTAGATATTATTGAGAATTTTATCACAGAGAAAAAAGAATATTCATTCAAGCTGGAAGATGACGAAAGAAATGCCAACCGCCTTGGATACTCTACTTTCCTGTAA
- a CDS encoding TssN family type VI secretion system protein has product MEISSVKGIFLRYILMPLIAVIMMIILGVIRRNKPAIKIKVIIIYFLLCSLCLALPGFFGFAGNLFNPYWYLIAQIIYLIFGIIHVNLFHRYFKKHIDSVPMSILFESILSLTCIAFGGYLFVLLFNWMSRGTGYAVMSATSIIIFVVPMVFYYCYIQFISIPVDIYKTWRYSPDQRLPDFEGADFDRLMVLNVELSKNLEDANRFRIKAKTLPTGVTFGDWFYRVVDDYNHKNPKSVIHLTDEERESYYWIFYTKKSFFSFRKYIDFNQDIITNNISENEVVICKRVIQHEEEGVTRKS; this is encoded by the coding sequence ATGGAAATTTCTTCAGTAAAAGGAATCTTTTTAAGATATATTTTAATGCCTTTAATAGCAGTGATTATGATGATTATACTGGGTGTAATCAGAAGAAATAAACCTGCCATAAAAATTAAAGTCATTATCATTTATTTTTTGCTTTGTAGCTTATGTCTGGCATTGCCTGGTTTTTTCGGTTTTGCCGGAAATCTCTTTAATCCGTACTGGTATCTTATTGCACAAATCATCTATCTTATTTTTGGAATTATCCATGTTAACCTGTTTCACCGATATTTTAAAAAGCATATTGACTCTGTGCCGATGAGCATCTTATTTGAATCTATTCTTTCACTGACGTGTATTGCTTTTGGAGGGTATCTTTTTGTACTCTTGTTTAACTGGATGAGTAGGGGAACCGGATATGCAGTTATGTCAGCCACCAGTATTATCATATTTGTTGTTCCAATGGTATTCTACTATTGCTATATTCAGTTTATCAGTATTCCGGTTGATATTTATAAAACCTGGAGATATTCTCCGGATCAAAGGCTACCGGATTTTGAAGGTGCTGATTTTGACAGGTTAATGGTCCTGAATGTAGAATTAAGCAAAAACCTGGAAGATGCCAACCGATTTAGAATAAAAGCTAAGACCTTACCGACGGGAGTTACATTCGGAGATTGGTTTTATAGGGTTGTAGACGATTATAATCATAAAAACCCTAAGTCTGTCATCCATCTTACTGACGAAGAAAGGGAGTCTTATTATTGGATATTTTACACGAAAAAATCGTTTTTCAGCTTTAGAAAATATATAGACTTTAACCAGGATATTATTACAAACAACATTTCTGAAAATGAAGTCGTTATTTGTAAAAGGGTTATTCAACATGAAGAAGAGGGAGTAACCAGAAAATCATAA
- the blaIND gene encoding IND family subclass B1 metallo-beta-lactamase translates to MRKSIQFFIVSMVCLSSLINAQVRNFVIEPPIQPNLYIYKSFGVFGGKEYSANAVYLITKKGVVLFDVPWQKTQYQSLMDTIKKRHNLPVIAVFATHSHEDRAGDLSFFNKKGIKTYATAKTNELLKKEGKATSSQIIKTGKPYRIGGEEFVVDFLGEGHTVDNVVVWFPKYKVLDGGCLVKSKIATDLGYTGEANVKQWPQTMAKLQTKYAGATLIIPGHDEWEGGGHVEHTLELLNKK, encoded by the coding sequence ATGAGAAAAAGCATTCAATTTTTTATTGTTTCTATGGTGTGTTTAAGTTCGTTAATAAACGCACAGGTACGAAATTTTGTTATCGAACCTCCTATTCAGCCCAATCTTTATATCTACAAGTCTTTCGGAGTTTTTGGTGGTAAAGAATACTCTGCCAATGCAGTCTATCTTATTACTAAAAAAGGGGTTGTTTTATTTGATGTTCCATGGCAAAAAACACAATATCAAAGCCTGATGGATACTATAAAAAAACGTCATAACTTACCTGTAATTGCTGTATTTGCTACACACTCCCATGAAGACAGAGCAGGAGATTTAAGCTTTTTCAACAAAAAAGGAATTAAAACCTATGCTACAGCAAAAACCAATGAACTTCTGAAAAAAGAAGGAAAGGCAACCTCATCACAGATCATTAAAACAGGAAAACCTTACCGTATCGGTGGTGAAGAGTTTGTTGTGGATTTCCTTGGCGAGGGACATACGGTTGATAACGTGGTCGTATGGTTTCCCAAGTACAAAGTATTGGACGGCGGATGCCTGGTCAAAAGCAAAATCGCAACAGATTTAGGATATACAGGAGAAGCAAACGTAAAACAGTGGCCACAAACTATGGCAAAGTTACAAACCAAATATGCTGGAGCCACTTTGATAATTCCCGGACACGACGAATGGGAAGGCGGCGGCCATGTAGAACATACTTTGGAACTCCTCAACAAAAAATAA
- a CDS encoding Lrp/AsnC family transcriptional regulator: MKNLDHFDKLILGILQKDNLTPQRDIGEHIGLSAAAVQRRIKRMREKGIIKADVSVINIDELKHSITLIVEVFLESDKISLVDQMKKVFISTPEVQQCYYVTGEADFVLVIVVPSMKDYEQLTRKIFYNTNNIKHFKTLVSMDTMKSSLEIPLSILNQLE, encoded by the coding sequence TTGAAAAATTTAGACCATTTTGACAAGCTGATTCTTGGGATCCTGCAAAAGGATAACCTGACTCCGCAAAGGGATATTGGCGAGCATATAGGCTTGTCTGCAGCAGCCGTTCAACGACGGATTAAAAGAATGAGGGAAAAAGGAATCATCAAAGCAGATGTTTCGGTAATCAATATTGATGAGTTGAAACATTCGATAACATTGATCGTTGAAGTATTCTTGGAAAGTGATAAAATCAGTCTGGTTGATCAGATGAAAAAAGTTTTCATTTCAACTCCCGAAGTACAGCAATGTTATTATGTAACCGGCGAAGCTGACTTTGTACTGGTAATTGTTGTTCCCTCAATGAAAGATTACGAACAGCTTACCCGCAAAATATTTTACAATACCAATAATATTAAACATTTTAAAACCTTAGTATCAATGGATACCATGAAATCCAGTCTGGAAATACCACTAAGCATTTTAAACCAGCTTGAATAA
- a CDS encoding DMT family transporter: protein MGAFKGFFLAVLAALLWGVSGTFGQFLFQQRGINIEWMITVRMLVSGICLLLFARFGEKLDLFEIWKNKKDAIQLAVFSITGMLAVQYTYFAAIKYSNAATATVLQYAGPVVIAIYLACKNKKVPILLELLAIILAVLGTFLLVTHGDIDQLSISGTALFFGLASAVALAIYTLQPVRLLSKYKSSVVIGWGMFCGGFAFSFVKAPWDVEGVWDIQTYWYTAFIVIFGTLTAFYAYLTAVQIIGGQKTSLLASAEPLSATILAVLWLHVSFSTIDWLGSLLIVSTVFLLSRASKKVIKTEPE, encoded by the coding sequence ATGGGAGCGTTTAAAGGTTTTTTCCTGGCGGTTTTAGCAGCATTGCTTTGGGGAGTATCCGGTACTTTTGGACAATTTTTGTTTCAGCAGCGCGGTATTAATATCGAATGGATGATTACAGTTCGGATGCTGGTATCGGGGATTTGCCTGCTTCTGTTTGCCAGATTCGGAGAGAAGTTGGATCTTTTTGAAATCTGGAAAAATAAAAAAGATGCTATTCAGCTTGCAGTATTCAGCATTACCGGAATGCTAGCGGTACAATATACTTATTTTGCGGCGATTAAATATTCCAATGCTGCGACAGCAACGGTTCTTCAATATGCCGGACCTGTCGTGATTGCCATTTATCTGGCTTGTAAAAATAAAAAGGTTCCTATTCTGCTAGAGCTTCTGGCTATTATTTTAGCCGTATTAGGAACATTTTTACTTGTTACCCATGGGGATATCGATCAGCTCTCTATTTCCGGGACTGCTTTGTTTTTTGGTTTGGCTTCTGCTGTTGCATTGGCTATTTATACCTTACAGCCTGTTCGACTGTTATCTAAATATAAATCTTCTGTAGTGATAGGTTGGGGAATGTTCTGTGGAGGCTTTGCATTTAGCTTTGTTAAAGCTCCGTGGGATGTTGAAGGAGTCTGGGACATACAGACCTATTGGTATACAGCATTCATTGTTATATTTGGAACATTGACTGCATTTTATGCCTATTTAACTGCGGTACAGATTATTGGTGGACAGAAAACCAGCTTGCTTGCCTCTGCGGAGCCACTTTCCGCTACTATTTTAGCTGTATTGTGGCTGCATGTTTCTTTTTCAACGATTGACTGGTTGGGAAGTCTGCTTATTGTTTCGACTGTATTTTTACTTAGCAGAGCATCAAAAAAAGTGATCAAAACAGAGCCTGAATAA
- a CDS encoding metal-dependent transcriptional regulator — protein MKTTLTEENYLKALFHLIDNEGKVTINELSKFLNVKMPSVNNMMKKFADKGWVIYETYKPLRVTEKGKREAALVVRKHRLTEMFLVKKMNFGWENVHEIAEQLEHVHSQVFFDKMDEILDYPKFDPHGEPIPDKDGNIIAQDLQKLSNCEVGETVIFASVTLSDDAFLSYLNERKLLLNTKIKVIKIENFDKSVTIEIEGKKEILSKKATEKILVKK, from the coding sequence TTGAAAACAACATTAACAGAAGAAAACTATCTGAAGGCTTTGTTTCATTTGATTGATAATGAAGGAAAAGTAACAATTAACGAACTGAGCAAATTTTTAAATGTAAAAATGCCGAGCGTTAATAATATGATGAAGAAATTCGCAGACAAAGGCTGGGTCATCTACGAAACCTATAAACCGCTCCGTGTCACTGAAAAAGGAAAAAGGGAGGCCGCGCTGGTAGTACGCAAACACAGGCTTACAGAAATGTTTCTGGTAAAGAAAATGAATTTTGGCTGGGAAAATGTACATGAAATTGCCGAACAGCTGGAGCATGTACATTCACAGGTATTCTTTGATAAGATGGATGAAATTCTGGATTATCCAAAGTTTGATCCTCATGGAGAGCCGATTCCTGATAAAGACGGAAATATCATAGCACAGGATTTGCAGAAATTGAGCAATTGTGAAGTAGGCGAAACAGTTATTTTTGCTTCTGTAACCCTTTCTGACGACGCATTTTTAAGTTATCTCAACGAAAGAAAACTGCTTTTAAATACCAAAATTAAAGTCATTAAAATTGAAAACTTTGACAAATCGGTAACCATTGAAATCGAGGGTAAAAAAGAAATTCTCAGCAAAAAAGCAACGGAAAAAATACTGGTAAAAAAATAA
- a CDS encoding threonine aldolase family protein: MKFSFKNDYSEGCHPHILQSLLQHNLDQQAGYGEDEYSLLAKKLIKEKINNKDSEVYLVSGGTQANLIVISSILKPYQCVVSASTGHILNNEAGAIEATGHKVLSIETADGKLRPSDIVPVLEGHMNVPHQVMPKLVYISNSTELGTVYNHQELKELSDFCKRNQLYLFMDGARLGHGLTAEISDLTLEKVAQLTDIFYLGGTKNGALIGEAIVLNNQVLQEDFAYNIKQKGALLAKGRLLGIQFAELMKNDLYFDLARHANQQAMKIKNALKEKGFESLSDTYTNQIFPILPHDLIQVLSGKFDFYVWKKIDENFSAIRLITSWNTPDEAVNDFIEIIKNF, from the coding sequence ATGAAATTCTCATTCAAAAACGATTATTCAGAGGGATGCCATCCTCATATTTTACAATCTCTTTTACAGCATAATCTTGATCAGCAGGCCGGCTATGGTGAAGATGAATATTCTTTACTGGCAAAAAAACTGATCAAAGAAAAAATTAATAATAAAGACTCTGAAGTCTATCTGGTGTCGGGGGGAACACAAGCTAATCTGATCGTTATTTCTTCGATTTTAAAACCTTACCAGTGTGTCGTTTCAGCTTCTACAGGACATATTTTGAATAATGAAGCCGGAGCGATCGAAGCAACCGGTCATAAGGTTTTAAGTATTGAAACTGCAGATGGGAAATTAAGACCATCTGATATTGTTCCTGTTCTGGAAGGACATATGAATGTTCCACATCAGGTAATGCCAAAACTGGTCTATATTTCCAATTCTACGGAACTGGGAACTGTTTACAATCATCAGGAGCTGAAAGAACTTTCCGACTTTTGTAAACGAAATCAACTGTATCTCTTCATGGACGGTGCAAGATTGGGGCATGGATTAACGGCTGAAATTAGTGATCTTACACTGGAAAAGGTAGCTCAGCTGACTGACATTTTTTATTTGGGTGGAACTAAAAACGGAGCTTTAATTGGAGAGGCTATAGTGCTTAATAATCAAGTACTTCAAGAAGATTTTGCCTATAATATTAAGCAAAAAGGAGCACTGCTGGCAAAGGGTAGATTATTGGGAATTCAATTTGCAGAGCTGATGAAAAATGACTTGTATTTTGATCTGGCCCGTCACGCTAATCAGCAGGCAATGAAGATCAAAAATGCTTTGAAAGAAAAGGGATTCGAATCGTTGTCAGATACCTATACCAATCAGATTTTCCCTATTTTACCTCATGATTTAATTCAGGTGTTATCGGGGAAGTTTGATTTTTATGTGTGGAAAAAAATCGATGAAAATTTTTCTGCTATCCGTCTTATTACTTCCTGGAATACTCCTGATGAAGCAGTGAATGATTTTATTGAAATTATTAAAAATTTCTAA
- a CDS encoding DUF4256 domain-containing protein, translating into MKNNKKLNQEQTEELFKTLKTRFEKNKPRHKNLDWNKIQSKLEAHPEKLWSLNEMEETEGEPDVVRYDQKTDEYIFFDCSPESPKRRSLCYDYQAWESRKANKPESNVIDKASEMGIELLTEDEYRQLQELGKFDLKTSSWVKTPAHIRELGGAIFCDRRYNMVFMYHNGADSYYAARGFRGSLRV; encoded by the coding sequence ATGAAAAACAATAAAAAACTAAACCAAGAACAAACCGAAGAATTATTCAAAACACTAAAAACCCGTTTTGAGAAAAATAAACCCCGTCATAAAAATTTGGATTGGAATAAAATCCAGTCAAAACTGGAAGCTCATCCTGAAAAGCTATGGTCATTAAATGAAATGGAAGAAACTGAAGGCGAACCTGATGTAGTAAGATATGATCAAAAAACAGATGAATATATTTTTTTTGATTGTTCTCCTGAAAGCCCTAAACGTAGAAGCCTATGCTATGATTATCAAGCCTGGGAATCAAGAAAAGCCAACAAGCCAGAAAGCAACGTCATTGATAAAGCCTCAGAAATGGGGATTGAATTATTAACAGAAGATGAGTACCGCCAGCTTCAGGAATTAGGAAAGTTTGATTTGAAAACATCAAGTTGGGTAAAGACTCCGGCTCATATCAGAGAACTGGGAGGAGCTATTTTCTGTGACCGTCGATACAATATGGTATTTATGTATCATAACGGCGCTGATTCTTATTATGCAGCAAGAGGTTTTAGAGGGAGTTTGAGAGTTTGA
- a CDS encoding DoxX family protein: METSTKSQKRNKIIYWIFMLWLSLGMISTAIVQLLKNKDEVENFTSLGYPIYLMIIIGVWKILGVIAVLIPKTPLLKEWAYAGFFFVMSGAIISHMASDHNFSKIFASLLLLILTIISWYFRPADRKMI, translated from the coding sequence ATGGAAACATCAACAAAATCTCAAAAAAGAAACAAGATCATCTACTGGATTTTTATGCTATGGCTCTCATTAGGAATGATTTCTACAGCTATTGTCCAGCTTTTAAAAAACAAAGATGAAGTAGAAAATTTTACAAGTCTGGGATATCCTATTTATCTTATGATCATTATCGGAGTATGGAAAATTTTAGGCGTTATCGCTGTACTTATTCCTAAAACCCCTTTATTAAAAGAATGGGCTTATGCCGGATTTTTCTTTGTTATGTCAGGAGCTATTATTTCACATATGGCGTCAGACCATAACTTTAGTAAAATATTCGCTTCATTATTATTATTAATTCTAACTATAATTTCCTGGTACTTCAGGCCTGCTGACAGAAAAATGATTTAA
- a CDS encoding SRPBCC domain-containing protein, whose amino-acid sequence MELKTKIHAEDNKQEIQIVREFDLLVELVFRAYTESEIFEQWMGIKVLKMENTQHGSYLFETSDPQGNVVFSAHGTIHDLVPNQQITRTFEMKNAPFPPQFEFLTFEKLTDTTSKLTIHIIYKSVDYRDQMLKLPFAQGINKAHNRLQEAFK is encoded by the coding sequence ATGGAACTAAAAACTAAAATTCACGCCGAAGACAACAAACAGGAAATACAAATCGTCAGAGAATTTGACCTCCTGGTAGAATTAGTCTTTCGGGCTTATACAGAATCGGAAATTTTTGAACAATGGATGGGAATCAAAGTCTTAAAAATGGAAAATACGCAACATGGAAGTTATTTGTTTGAGACTTCTGACCCTCAGGGAAATGTTGTGTTCAGTGCTCATGGAACGATTCATGATCTCGTTCCCAATCAACAAATTACCCGAACTTTTGAAATGAAAAATGCGCCTTTCCCACCCCAATTTGAATTTTTGACGTTTGAAAAGCTAACAGACACCACCAGTAAATTAACTATCCATATCATCTATAAATCAGTGGACTATAGAGATCAGATGCTGAAATTACCTTTCGCTCAGGGAATCAATAAGGCTCATAATAGACTGCAAGAAGCATTTAAATAG
- a CDS encoding ArsR/SmtB family transcription factor: MNLRRDVFQAIADPTRRSILILVSTQAMTAGAIASNFDTARPTVSKHLQILTECELLTQEQNGREMIYHLNPNKMKEIADFIDPFRKMWDDRFNKLEDIMKKYKA; the protein is encoded by the coding sequence ATGAATTTAAGAAGAGATGTATTTCAGGCAATAGCGGATCCAACCAGAAGATCAATTCTGATATTGGTATCTACTCAGGCAATGACTGCCGGAGCCATTGCTTCAAATTTTGATACAGCAAGGCCTACCGTTTCCAAACATTTACAAATCCTTACGGAATGTGAACTTTTAACCCAGGAACAAAACGGCCGTGAAATGATCTACCACCTAAATCCCAATAAAATGAAAGAAATAGCCGACTTTATAGACCCCTTCCGCAAAATGTGGGACGACAGATTTAATAAATTGGAGGATATAATGAAGAAATATAAAGCTTAG